A window from Brucella sp. BE17 encodes these proteins:
- a CDS encoding RDD family protein, with amino-acid sequence MSDHILHGEVMGPRYESRAFFEGVRTRRIMAFLIDYLIVFLLCIPAAIVIAILGIITLSLGWMLYAVMFPAVALFYVARTMGGPNQATKGMQIMNLKLVKLEGGTIDPMLAIVHSVLFWGFNVVLTPLILLATLVLDRKRTVHDLLLGTAVIRSDR; translated from the coding sequence ATGTCCGATCATATACTGCACGGCGAAGTAATGGGTCCTCGTTATGAAAGCCGCGCTTTCTTCGAAGGCGTGCGTACGCGCCGCATCATGGCTTTTCTGATCGATTATCTGATCGTGTTTCTGCTTTGCATTCCGGCGGCCATCGTGATTGCCATTCTCGGCATCATTACGCTGAGCCTTGGCTGGATGCTTTATGCGGTGATGTTTCCAGCCGTTGCACTCTTTTACGTTGCGCGCACAATGGGCGGCCCAAATCAGGCCACCAAGGGCATGCAGATCATGAACCTCAAGCTGGTCAAGCTTGAAGGCGGCACAATCGATCCGATGCTGGCCATTGTGCATTCTGTGCTGTTCTGGGGTTTCAACGTTGTTCTGACGCCGTTGATTTTGCTTGCAACACTGGTTCTCGACCGCAAGCGCACCGTGCATGATCTGCTGCTCGGAACCGCCGTTATTCGTTCGGATCGTTAA
- the hemB gene encoding porphobilinogen synthase, whose translation MSNRQSRYLPTRISEHVDDVTGSRRLRRMRKTDWSRRLVQENHLTVNDLILPFFLTHGTGITEPVDAMPGVERYSIDKAVHMAEKAAKLGIPAIAPFPREAADIKTEDGAFVASPDNLINRAIRAIKKEVPEIGIITDAALDPFTTHGHDGILRNGEIINDESVAMVVRGALSQAEAGSDIIAPSDMMDGRVGAIRRALDENGFHHVPIMSYATKFASAFYGPYRDAIGTGGLLKGDKKTYYLDPANGQEAVREAEQDVIEGADMLMVKPGLPYLDIIKRLKDEFRLPTYAYQVSGEYSMIKAAGINGWIDEEKVMMESLLAFKRAGCDGIFTYFALDVAQKLKNQD comes from the coding sequence ATGAGCAATCGTCAGTCCAGATATCTTCCGACCCGTATCAGCGAGCATGTCGATGATGTAACCGGCAGCCGGCGCCTGCGCCGTATGCGCAAGACCGACTGGTCGCGTAGGCTGGTGCAGGAAAATCATCTGACAGTAAACGATCTCATCCTGCCTTTCTTCCTCACTCATGGTACAGGTATCACTGAACCGGTGGATGCCATGCCTGGTGTCGAACGCTATTCGATCGATAAGGCTGTGCACATGGCCGAAAAAGCCGCCAAGCTCGGCATTCCGGCAATTGCCCCCTTCCCGCGTGAAGCTGCGGATATCAAGACAGAGGACGGCGCATTCGTCGCAAGCCCCGACAATCTGATCAATCGCGCCATTCGCGCCATCAAGAAGGAAGTGCCTGAAATCGGCATCATCACCGATGCAGCGCTCGACCCTTTTACGACACACGGTCATGACGGCATTTTGCGCAATGGCGAAATCATCAATGACGAGTCGGTCGCCATGGTGGTACGCGGTGCTCTTTCGCAGGCCGAGGCAGGCAGCGACATCATCGCACCCTCCGACATGATGGACGGCCGCGTCGGCGCCATCCGCCGCGCACTCGACGAAAACGGCTTTCACCACGTGCCGATCATGTCCTATGCGACCAAATTCGCCTCTGCTTTCTATGGCCCCTATCGGGATGCTATTGGCACCGGCGGACTTCTGAAGGGCGACAAGAAGACCTATTATCTCGATCCGGCCAACGGGCAGGAAGCGGTGCGCGAAGCAGAGCAGGATGTGATCGAGGGCGCGGACATGCTGATGGTCAAGCCCGGCCTGCCCTATCTCGACATCATTAAGCGGCTGAAGGATGAATTCCGCCTGCCAACCTACGCCTATCAGGTGTCTGGCGAATACTCGATGATCAAAGCCGCAGGCATCAATGGCTGGATCGACGAGGAAAAGGTGATGATGGAAAGTCTTTTGGCATTCAAGCGCGCTGGCTGTGACGGCATCTTCACCTATTTTGCGCTCGATGTCGCGCAAAAACTCAAAAATCAGGACTGA
- a CDS encoding enoyl-CoA hydratase/isomerase family protein, producing the protein MQAEFGGGSEISFERKGKAGLVRLTRTSALNALTQEMILALDRALQAWEDDPDVSHVIVEGEGRAFCAGGDVVAAYKAKQSNMPAYEFFRDEYRLNARIGRFPKPYISLLDGIVMGGGAGISVHGSHRIVTENTLFAMPETGIGFFPDVGGSAFLPHLHDHFGLYLALTGNRIRWGDCLQSGIATHAIAASDLDDLRDDLVAGVDLDAALTRSQYPDFETSIETRGVITQCFSGATLEECLAVLQEMVASGSKPAADIVNVIATRSPTSVAVAFRQITEGRALNLDDCMRLEYRIANRMLENHDFYEGVRAALIDKDGAPNWQPASYDAVKSEIIDAYFDSLGNKELTF; encoded by the coding sequence ATGCAGGCAGAATTTGGTGGCGGCAGCGAAATCAGCTTCGAGCGCAAGGGCAAGGCGGGGCTTGTCCGGCTTACACGCACATCGGCGCTCAACGCACTCACACAAGAGATGATTCTGGCGCTCGACCGTGCCTTGCAGGCATGGGAAGACGATCCGGACGTATCCCATGTCATCGTCGAAGGCGAGGGCCGCGCTTTTTGCGCCGGTGGCGATGTGGTTGCAGCCTATAAGGCAAAACAGTCGAACATGCCTGCTTACGAATTCTTTCGCGATGAATATCGCCTCAATGCCCGCATCGGACGTTTTCCAAAACCCTATATTTCGCTGCTCGACGGGATCGTCATGGGGGGCGGTGCCGGTATTTCCGTACACGGGTCGCATAGGATCGTCACCGAAAACACCTTGTTTGCCATGCCCGAAACCGGCATCGGCTTTTTCCCCGATGTCGGTGGCAGCGCCTTTCTGCCTCATTTGCACGATCATTTCGGGCTTTATCTGGCTTTGACCGGTAACCGCATTCGCTGGGGTGATTGCCTTCAGAGCGGTATTGCCACCCATGCGATTGCAGCAAGCGATCTTGACGATCTGCGAGACGATCTTGTCGCAGGCGTTGATCTCGATGCGGCGCTGACCCGTAGCCAGTATCCCGATTTCGAGACCTCGATTGAAACCCGTGGCGTGATCACGCAGTGTTTTTCAGGTGCGACACTGGAGGAATGCCTCGCTGTGTTGCAGGAAATGGTGGCATCGGGCAGCAAGCCCGCAGCCGATATTGTGAATGTGATTGCCACGCGCTCGCCGACCAGTGTTGCGGTTGCCTTCCGGCAGATTACAGAGGGGCGGGCGCTTAATCTCGATGATTGCATGCGCCTGGAATATCGCATTGCCAACCGTATGCTGGAGAACCACGATTTTTATGAAGGCGTACGTGCGGCCTTGATCGACAAGGATGGTGCGCCGAACTGGCAACCTGCATCTTACGACGCAGTCAAGTCGGAAATAATCGACGCCTATTTCGATTCTCTTGGCAACAAGGAACTGACATTCTGA
- a CDS encoding DUF411 domain-containing protein — translation MSFYLVRSFILGSLLSFTGLVTFAQSEPVSAQAHSVIMYKDPFCGCCEGWAAHMKAAGFDVTIKAEDDMDAIKAHHGVSPKLASCHTAIVDGYVIEGHVPAQAVKQLLAGRPQAKGLTVPGMPIGAPGMEAPGSTPDTYDVLLFKGDQSKPFARFEGKKAL, via the coding sequence ATGTCGTTTTACCTTGTGCGTTCTTTCATTCTTGGCAGTCTTCTCAGCTTCACAGGCCTTGTCACTTTTGCACAATCCGAGCCTGTCAGCGCTCAGGCACATTCGGTCATCATGTATAAAGATCCGTTTTGCGGATGCTGTGAGGGATGGGCTGCACATATGAAAGCCGCTGGCTTTGACGTGACCATCAAAGCCGAAGACGACATGGACGCAATCAAGGCGCATCATGGGGTCTCCCCCAAGCTTGCCTCATGTCATACCGCCATCGTCGACGGTTATGTCATTGAGGGCCATGTCCCAGCACAGGCCGTCAAACAGCTTCTGGCTGGGCGTCCGCAAGCAAAAGGACTCACCGTCCCCGGTATGCCAATAGGCGCACCGGGTATGGAGGCGCCGGGCAGCACACCCGATACCTATGATGTACTGCTGTTTAAGGGCGACCAATCAAAACCGTTCGCCCGCTTTGAAGGCAAAAAAGCACTTTAG
- a CDS encoding phytanoyl-CoA dioxygenase family protein: MQATTAHKRDSHPTTSATMPLQDIRKTLPLRVLSTADWEHWTTKGYVIVRGAVPAANVERLVELLWRFDEKDPSNPSTWYAPQRREHKMKELNNTGMLEIYNHQYLWDNRMEKRVYDVFVDIWDREDLWVTVDRANLNPPKKVKGNPNGFIHWDVDTSIRPLPIGVQGVLSLQKQDGDVGGFQCVPYLFEHFEEWVKTQPADRDPMHPDMTGLSVVNIDMEPGDLMIFNSLLAHGVRPNHSDHRVRMAQYISMHPAEFDNEAERQERIRLWKELDHPKRDAFPGDPREWEKHNARTARLTPLGEKLLGLSRW, from the coding sequence ATGCAAGCCACCACAGCGCACAAGCGCGACAGCCACCCGACTACCTCCGCCACGATGCCGCTCCAGGATATCAGGAAGACCTTGCCGCTGCGTGTCCTGTCGACGGCCGACTGGGAGCATTGGACGACGAAAGGCTATGTCATTGTCCGTGGCGCGGTGCCTGCAGCAAATGTCGAACGCCTTGTCGAGTTGCTCTGGAGGTTCGACGAAAAAGACCCCAGCAATCCTTCGACGTGGTACGCGCCGCAGCGGCGCGAACACAAGATGAAGGAATTGAACAATACCGGAATGCTGGAAATCTACAATCACCAGTATCTCTGGGACAATCGCATGGAAAAGCGTGTCTACGACGTATTTGTGGATATATGGGACCGTGAAGATCTCTGGGTCACCGTCGACCGCGCCAATCTTAATCCGCCGAAGAAGGTGAAGGGAAACCCGAACGGCTTCATTCATTGGGACGTGGATACGTCCATTCGGCCGCTTCCGATCGGCGTTCAGGGCGTTCTCAGCCTGCAAAAACAGGACGGAGATGTCGGTGGCTTCCAGTGCGTCCCTTACCTGTTCGAGCATTTCGAGGAATGGGTGAAGACACAGCCTGCGGACCGCGATCCGATGCATCCCGACATGACGGGCTTGTCGGTCGTCAATATCGACATGGAGCCGGGCGATCTGATGATCTTCAATTCGCTGCTGGCACACGGCGTGCGGCCGAACCATTCGGATCATCGCGTGCGCATGGCGCAATACATCTCCATGCATCCGGCTGAATTCGACAATGAAGCGGAACGACAGGAGCGCATCCGGCTCTGGAAAGAGCTTGACCATCCCAAGCGCGATGCGTTCCCCGGTGATCCACGGGAATGGGAAAAGCACAATGCCCGGACCGCCAGACTCACGCCGCTTGGTGAAAAGCTGCTCGGCCTGAGCCGTTGGTAG
- the parC gene encoding DNA topoisomerase IV subunit A: MGKSLIPPGDGEEHIERVDLKSALEERYLAYALSTIMHRALPDVRDGLKPVHRRIMHAMRLLRLNPDQAYAKCARIVGDVMGKFHPHGDASIYDALVRLAQDFAVRYPLVDGQGNFGNIDGDNAAAMRYTEARMTEVATLLLEGINENAIDFRPTYNEEDEEPIVLPGAFPNLLANGSAGIAVGMATNIPPHNVAELCSAALYLINHPDAGVEELVTSSVEWETLKKEAESDPSALLKCKVRGPDFPTGGVLVEDESNILEAYRTGRGSFRVRARWEKEEGNRGTWVIVITEIPYQVQKSRLIEKIAELLLAKKLPLLDDIRDESAEDIRVVLEPKNRSVDPELLMESLFKLTELENRVSLNMNVLSHGKVPNVLSLGGVLREWLEHRKDVLVRRSEFRLAEIERRLEILGGFLKAYLNLDEVIRIIREEDEPKQELMQTFELSDMQAESILNMRLRSLRKLEEFEIRKEFDALTVEKADLEGLLASGTRQWKKISTEIKAVRDKFGPTTLLGKRRTNFAQAPTHDLTDIHNAMIEREPVTIVVSEKGWLRALKGHMADFSTLAFKDGDKLKLAFHAQTTDKLLFFTTGGKFFTIGANTLPGGRGHGEPIRILVDMENDQDILTAFVHDPAAKLLLVSHEGNGFVVAESEAIANTRKGKQVMNVKVPDEAKLCQRISGDHIAVVGENRKMVVFPLADIPEMTRGKGVRLQKYKDGGVSDVRTFVLAEGLTWQDSAERTFTRNAQELGEWLAARASAGRLVPKGFPRSGKF, translated from the coding sequence ATGGGTAAAAGTTTGATTCCGCCGGGCGACGGCGAAGAGCACATTGAACGCGTCGATCTCAAGTCCGCGCTTGAGGAACGCTATCTCGCTTATGCGTTGTCGACGATCATGCATCGTGCGCTACCGGATGTGCGCGACGGGCTAAAGCCTGTGCACAGGCGCATCATGCATGCCATGCGCCTTCTGCGCCTTAACCCCGATCAGGCCTATGCCAAGTGCGCGCGTATCGTGGGCGACGTGATGGGTAAGTTCCACCCCCACGGCGATGCCTCGATCTATGACGCGCTGGTGCGTTTGGCGCAGGATTTCGCGGTGCGTTATCCGCTGGTCGACGGGCAGGGCAATTTCGGCAATATCGACGGCGATAATGCCGCCGCCATGCGTTACACCGAAGCGCGCATGACCGAAGTGGCAACGCTGCTGCTTGAAGGCATCAACGAAAATGCCATCGATTTTCGCCCGACCTATAATGAGGAAGACGAAGAACCCATCGTTCTTCCCGGCGCTTTCCCGAACCTTCTTGCCAATGGATCGGCAGGCATCGCAGTCGGTATGGCGACCAATATCCCGCCGCATAATGTGGCGGAGCTTTGCTCGGCAGCCCTCTATCTCATCAACCATCCCGATGCGGGCGTTGAAGAACTGGTCACATCGTCCGTTGAATGGGAAACCTTGAAAAAGGAAGCCGAGAGCGATCCGTCAGCCCTTCTCAAATGCAAGGTGCGCGGGCCGGATTTTCCGACGGGCGGTGTTCTGGTCGAGGATGAGAGCAATATTCTTGAAGCCTATCGCACCGGACGCGGGTCTTTCCGCGTGCGTGCACGATGGGAAAAGGAAGAGGGCAATCGCGGCACATGGGTGATCGTGATCACCGAAATTCCCTATCAGGTGCAGAAATCTCGACTGATTGAAAAGATCGCCGAACTGCTTCTCGCGAAAAAACTGCCTTTGCTCGACGACATTCGCGACGAGTCGGCGGAAGATATCCGTGTTGTTCTGGAGCCAAAGAATCGTAGCGTCGATCCCGAATTGCTGATGGAATCGCTGTTCAAGCTGACCGAACTTGAAAACCGCGTTTCTCTCAACATGAACGTGCTTTCGCATGGCAAGGTGCCGAACGTGTTGTCGCTTGGCGGCGTGCTACGCGAATGGCTGGAGCACCGCAAGGACGTGCTGGTGCGTCGCTCCGAGTTCCGCCTTGCCGAAATCGAAAGGCGCCTTGAAATTCTTGGCGGCTTCCTCAAAGCCTATCTCAATCTGGATGAGGTCATCCGTATCATCCGTGAGGAAGACGAGCCGAAACAGGAATTGATGCAGACGTTTGAGCTCAGCGACATGCAGGCTGAATCGATCCTCAATATGCGCCTGCGTTCGCTGCGCAAGCTTGAGGAATTCGAGATACGCAAGGAGTTTGACGCTCTGACTGTAGAAAAAGCTGACCTTGAAGGTCTGCTTGCGTCCGGCACACGGCAATGGAAGAAGATCAGCACCGAAATCAAGGCGGTGCGCGATAAATTTGGCCCGACAACCTTGCTCGGTAAGCGCCGGACCAATTTTGCGCAAGCTCCCACCCACGACTTGACAGATATTCATAATGCGATGATCGAGCGCGAGCCTGTGACCATCGTCGTGTCGGAAAAGGGCTGGTTGCGCGCGTTGAAGGGCCATATGGCGGATTTCTCAACGCTTGCCTTTAAAGATGGCGACAAGCTCAAGCTTGCATTCCATGCCCAGACCACCGACAAATTGCTGTTTTTCACGACAGGCGGCAAGTTTTTCACCATCGGTGCAAATACGCTTCCGGGCGGACGCGGCCATGGCGAACCGATCCGCATTCTGGTCGATATGGAAAACGATCAGGATATTCTGACGGCTTTCGTGCACGATCCGGCAGCAAAACTCTTGCTCGTTTCGCATGAGGGTAATGGATTTGTCGTGGCTGAAAGCGAAGCGATCGCCAATACCCGTAAGGGCAAGCAGGTGATGAATGTGAAGGTGCCCGATGAGGCAAAGCTCTGCCAGCGTATTTCGGGTGATCACATCGCCGTGGTGGGTGAAAACCGCAAGATGGTGGTGTTCCCGCTTGCAGATATTCCGGAAATGACACGCGGCAAGGGTGTGCGCTTGCAAAAATACAAGGACGGCGGCGTGTCGGATGTGCGCACTTTCGTTCTTGCCGAAGGTCTCACATGGCAGGATTCGGCGGAGCGGACATTTACGCGCAACGCGCAAGAACTTGGCGAATGGCTGGCCGCTCGTGCCTCCGCCGGGCGTCTGGTGCCAAAGGGTTTTCCGCGTTCGGGCAAGTTTTAA
- a CDS encoding DUF6163 family protein yields MHMDELRQQTQSSGLEWLFALFMRLLALIVLATGIFYWIRLIGIYPGLLWRFDLMPWMWQTASVALALLMPVAATGLWMRAPWGPVLWLVAAIGEIAIYSIFSRYFEYRPLTAGLNATFILIYIIFRVLLWLEKKKQARKQLAL; encoded by the coding sequence ATGCATATGGATGAATTACGCCAGCAAACCCAGTCGAGTGGTCTTGAATGGTTATTCGCTTTGTTCATGCGCCTTTTGGCATTGATTGTGTTGGCGACCGGCATCTTCTACTGGATAAGACTGATTGGTATCTACCCGGGATTGCTCTGGCGTTTTGATCTGATGCCGTGGATGTGGCAGACGGCAAGTGTTGCACTGGCCTTGCTGATGCCTGTGGCGGCGACGGGGCTATGGATGCGTGCCCCATGGGGGCCGGTGCTCTGGCTTGTCGCGGCAATCGGCGAGATTGCGATCTATTCGATTTTTTCGCGTTATTTCGAATATAGGCCGCTGACCGCCGGGCTCAATGCGACCTTCATTCTTATTTACATCATTTTCCGCGTGCTGCTCTGGCTTGAGAAGAAGAAGCAGGCGCGAAAGCAACTGGCTCTGTAA
- a CDS encoding arginyltransferase, protein MTHQPQQSPQFYLTAPSPCPYLEGQMERKVFTHLVGDRANEINDLLTQGGFRRSQNIAYRPACELCRACVSVRIVVDEFVMTRNMRRIWAQNRDLIGRAHKAQPSTEQYALFRDYLDARHQSGGMADMTVLDYAMMVEDTHVDTEIIEYRRRGPDSFLSPKGDGELIAAALTDVMSDGLSMVYSFYAPLMLERSLGTFMILDHIERARAAGLPHVYLGYWVEGSSKMQYKTRFTPQEHLGPRGWERFQPEE, encoded by the coding sequence ATGACCCATCAGCCGCAACAGTCTCCGCAGTTTTATCTCACTGCGCCCTCGCCCTGCCCCTATCTGGAGGGGCAGATGGAGCGTAAGGTGTTTACGCATCTTGTCGGAGACCGCGCCAACGAGATAAACGACCTTCTGACACAGGGCGGCTTTCGTCGCTCGCAGAATATCGCTTACCGCCCAGCTTGTGAATTATGCCGCGCCTGTGTTTCCGTGCGCATCGTGGTCGACGAATTCGTCATGACGCGCAATATGCGTCGCATCTGGGCCCAGAACCGCGACCTGATCGGGCGCGCGCACAAGGCCCAGCCCAGCACCGAACAATATGCGCTGTTCCGTGATTATCTGGATGCGCGGCACCAGTCCGGCGGCATGGCCGACATGACTGTGCTCGATTATGCGATGATGGTCGAGGACACGCATGTCGACACCGAGATCATCGAATATCGCAGACGGGGTCCGGACAGTTTCCTCTCTCCCAAAGGCGATGGCGAACTGATTGCGGCTGCACTCACCGATGTGATGAGCGATGGGCTTTCCATGGTCTATTCGTTTTACGCGCCGCTAATGCTGGAACGCTCGCTCGGCACCTTCATGATTCTCGATCATATCGAGCGCGCCCGTGCCGCAGGACTGCCACATGTCTATCTCGGCTACTGGGTCGAGGGATCGTCCAAGATGCAATATAAAACCCGTTTCACGCCACAGGAACATCTGGGACCGCGCGGCTGGGAACGCTTTCAGCCGGAAGAATGA
- a CDS encoding AraC family transcriptional regulator, translating to MKPYLEHLSTSPDSSWSMLNRRLDNAIPFEWHHHPEYELTLTLNSRGQRFIGNHVSSYDHGDLVLIGPNLPHTWASREKIDANEPHIALVFWFRREWIETLAAGSVEFTSVIRLIRDAVTGLAFDGALGHALSADFQAMFSRTPTQRLIALLEIVVRLAESKRHPLSTIVPQDVEGDRSRIDRVLAYLHRHYNQPIRIGQIAEVAALSESGLHRMFRRHTQASISDYLISLRIGEACARLSATSQPIQHIAADIGYASLANFNRQFKALRDMTPREYRAMFR from the coding sequence ATGAAGCCCTATCTCGAACATCTTTCCACATCACCGGATTCGTCGTGGAGCATGCTCAATCGTCGACTGGACAATGCCATTCCGTTCGAATGGCACCACCATCCGGAATATGAGTTGACGTTGACGCTCAACTCGCGTGGCCAGCGCTTCATAGGAAACCATGTCTCAAGCTACGATCATGGCGATCTTGTCCTGATCGGTCCCAACCTGCCGCACACATGGGCTTCCCGCGAGAAGATCGACGCGAATGAACCGCATATCGCTCTGGTATTCTGGTTTCGCCGGGAATGGATCGAAACGCTTGCCGCCGGTAGCGTGGAATTTACGTCGGTCATTCGTCTGATCCGTGACGCTGTAACCGGGCTGGCATTCGATGGCGCGCTCGGCCATGCCTTGTCGGCAGATTTTCAAGCCATGTTCTCCCGAACGCCCACGCAAAGGCTGATCGCTCTTCTGGAAATCGTGGTGCGGCTTGCGGAAAGCAAGCGGCATCCCCTTTCCACCATCGTACCGCAAGACGTTGAAGGGGACCGCTCTCGTATCGACCGGGTGCTTGCCTATCTCCATCGGCATTACAACCAGCCGATCCGGATCGGTCAGATCGCCGAAGTCGCAGCCTTGAGCGAGTCCGGCCTGCACCGTATGTTCAGACGACATACGCAGGCCAGCATCTCCGACTATCTAATCAGCCTGCGGATCGGCGAGGCTTGCGCCCGACTTTCTGCCACTTCGCAGCCGATCCAGCATATTGCTGCAGATATCGGCTATGCGTCGCTGGCCAATTTCAATCGACAGTTCAAAGCACTACGCGATATGACACCGCGTGAATATCGGGCTATGTTCCGATAA